CCGGCTTTTACCGTGTCCGGTACCCGGACCCGGGATCGGTAGAGCTCGTCCACAGTGGTCTGCTCAATTCTGTCCGTCAGTGCCTGGAACAGTGCTGAGGCGCTCCGGACGGCGGCCCTGGCGTCACGCGGCAGCAGGGGAATGACGGCGTTGGCATCGGCCAGCTGCGCACGGATGGTGCGGACCCATTCCATGCGCTCGCGGTCCTCAAGATGGTCCGAGGTGCCAAGGTAGCTTCGGCCCAGGCGGGTTGTGTCGTCGGCCAGGTCCCTCAGGAAATTGATGTTCTGGAAAGCAGCACCCAACCTGCTGGCGCCGTACTCCAAAGCCGCGGCGTCGCCGTCGTCGATGCTCTCATCCCGCATGAAGACGCGCAGGCACATCAGCCCCACCACCTCGGCGGAACCGTGAACGTAGCCGTCGTGGGCGTCGGCGTCGAAGCGCAGCGGGGCCTGCTGTGGGGCCTGCTGTGGGGCTACAACGGGCGAGCCTTCAGTGTGCTCGCCAAGGTCCATGCGCATGGAGTCAAAGAACGGATCGATGAGCGAGTCATCAATCCTTGCGGTGCGGGCTGTCTGGGCGAACGCGTGGATGATGAGGTCGCTGCTGTAGCCGAGCTGGACGGCCCTGTGTGTCTCGTCAATGAAGTGGGTCAGGGCGTCGCACTGCTCCTGGTAGCTCAGGCCGGCTTCGGCCGTCACTCCGTCAACGAGTTCGTCGGCCACCCGCACCAGGGCGTAGATGTTGCGGACGTGCTGGCGGTGCCGGGAACCCAGGAGCCTGCACGCCAGGCCAAACGAGGTGGAGTAAGCGGAGATGACCTGGTTGGCGGCACGTTCGGCCGTGCGGGTGAAATGCGTGAATGAGGTATCCGTCGCGACGCTCATGATTGCCGTCCCTCCAGCTGTCCCGCGAGATTGAGCATCACGTTGCGGACACTTTCCGGGATGGTGCTGGTCAGTTGATGGTTGAAAGCTTGCATTTGTTCCTCGATGAGGCTTTGGACAAATGCCTCGGCCCCGCAGTCGGTGAGATGCCGGCGGACATGCTCGCCGTCTCCGACGCTGAGTTCGGGCATGCCGAAGAAGGGTTGGATATCCGTCCACGCGATGGTGGTCCGTGCGTGGGCGATGATGGCCGTCTCCTTGCCTTCGCGGAGGTCCGAAAAGGGATCCTTACCGTGCCGGCGAGGATCCCCGAAAGTGGACAGGAGGTCGTCCTGGAGTTGGAAGGCGAGGCCAAGATGCCTGCCGGCTGTTGCCAGCGCATTTTCGATCCCGAAGTCGGCGCCGGCCAGCGTAGCGGCGGCTCGTAGCGGAAGTTCGAACGTGTAGGTCGCTGTCTTGTAGCCGCACATCACCAGGATGGTCTGGAGGTCCGGGGCAATAATGCCGTCGCCCAGGCCCACGTCCAATTGTTCGCCCGCTACGGTCTCGTTGATGGTGTGTTCCAGGAGGTCCAGCAGCCTCAGGCGGAGCTCGTGGGGGAGGTCTGCGCGGGCAAAGGACTGGTGTGTGGCCGCAAGGAGCATGTCGCCCATCAGGATGCCGCCGGTCTGGGCCCAATGAAGGCCGTTGCCGGATCGGGCGCTATCTTCGCCGGTGGTTTGGGCGCCGGCGGTTTGGGCGCGGGCGGTTTCGCCGGCTTCGGCGAGGAGGGATCCGATCAGGTTGGGGTGTCCGCGGCGGACGAGGTCGCCGTCGATCACGTCATCATGCAGGAGGAAGGCGTAGTGCAGGAGTTCGATGGCGGCGGCGATGCTGATGGCGGTTTCGCGGTGGCGTGGTTGTGCGGAACGGCGGTGTTCCTGCTGTAGGGCGTCGTAGGTCTCCATCAGCAGAAGGGGCCGAACGAACTTGCCGCCGAGGACGTTTTGGCCGGCGAGCGCCCAGAGTCTGGCGAAGTCCGGGCCGTAGGCTGTTGCTGCGCTGGCCCTCTTGCCGATCAGCCCGCTGAGCTCGTTTTCGATCGCGGTGCAGAGATCGGTCCGGCCGCGGACGGTGTTTGAGGTGATGGTCATGCTTGGGCTCCGGCTTGGAGTGGCAGGGCGTCGGCCTCGAGGAGCTGTGGGAATTGAAGTCCAAGCCAGGGGCTGAACGCGGCCGGCGTGTGTTCAAGTGCGTCGGCGAGCAGCGCAGGCGAGATCCAGGCCCAGTCCGCAACTTCGGCGGGATTTGGCTTCAACACCCCGGCGATGCGGGCTGTGTATACGGGGCAAACTTCATTCTCGACGATCCCCAGGGGGTCTACGGCCCTGTAACGGAAGTGCGGGAGGACCAGGTCAATCCTGGTGACGTCTACTCCGAGTTCGAACTGTGCCCGCCTGAGGATGGCGTCCTCGAATTCCTCGCCGGGGCCGGGGTGGCCGCAGAAGCTGTTGGTCCACACCCCGGGCCACGTCTTTTTCTCGGGTGAACGGCGGGTGAGGAGAACTTCCCCGACCTCGTTGAGCAGGTAGCAGGAGAATGCCAGATGGAGGGGGGTGTTGAGTGTGTGGACTCCT
The sequence above is a segment of the Arthrobacter sp. StoSoilB22 genome. Coding sequences within it:
- a CDS encoding polyprenyl synthetase family protein: MTITSNTVRGRTDLCTAIENELSGLIGKRASAATAYGPDFARLWALAGQNVLGGKFVRPLLLMETYDALQQEHRRSAQPRHRETAISIAAAIELLHYAFLLHDDVIDGDLVRRGHPNLIGSLLAEAGETARAQTAGAQTTGEDSARSGNGLHWAQTGGILMGDMLLAATHQSFARADLPHELRLRLLDLLEHTINETVAGEQLDVGLGDGIIAPDLQTILVMCGYKTATYTFELPLRAAATLAGADFGIENALATAGRHLGLAFQLQDDLLSTFGDPRRHGKDPFSDLREGKETAIIAHARTTIAWTDIQPFFGMPELSVGDGEHVRRHLTDCGAEAFVQSLIEEQMQAFNHQLTSTIPESVRNVMLNLAGQLEGRQS
- a CDS encoding squalene/phytoene synthase family protein, with product MSVATDTSFTHFTRTAERAANQVISAYSTSFGLACRLLGSRHRQHVRNIYALVRVADELVDGVTAEAGLSYQEQCDALTHFIDETHRAVQLGYSSDLIIHAFAQTARTARIDDSLIDPFFDSMRMDLGEHTEGSPVVAPQQAPQQAPLRFDADAHDGYVHGSAEVVGLMCLRVFMRDESIDDGDAAALEYGASRLGAAFQNINFLRDLADDTTRLGRSYLGTSDHLEDRERMEWVRTIRAQLADANAVIPLLPRDARAAVRSASALFQALTDRIEQTTVDELYRSRVRVPDTVKAGLAARAVASTWMELQR
- the idi gene encoding isopentenyl-diphosphate Delta-isomerase, encoding MNATEMVVLLDDEGTPIGQAPKAGVHTLNTPLHLAFSCYLLNEVGEVLLTRRSPEKKTWPGVWTNSFCGHPGPGEEFEDAILRRAQFELGVDVTRIDLVLPHFRYRAVDPLGIVENEVCPVYTARIAGVLKPNPAEVADWAWISPALLADALEHTPAAFSPWLGLQFPQLLEADALPLQAGAQA